A stretch of Longimicrobium sp. DNA encodes these proteins:
- a CDS encoding amino acid adenylation domain-containing protein, with translation MTLPPKVAGTLSRSEKQELLRKILLEKVGRTRTAPTSFAQERLWFIDRLEPGSTTYNRPVAWRLAGALDEAALERALAEVVRRHEALRTTFAEVDGSPVQVIPPFGGFALPVEDLSGLGEADRETAARRRAGEEARRAFDLAAGPLFRAVLLRLDAEDHLLLVSMHHIVSDGWSMGVLLRELSALYEAYRDGRESPLPKLPVQYADYAVWQREQLAGEALDRQLSYWRERLAGAPELLELPTDHPRPPVQTYRGASVPVELSPELLERLQALGRSEGATLYMVALAAFQVLLGRYAGSEDVVVGSPIAGRTRGEVEALIGFFVNTLVLRTDLSGDPSFREVLRRVREVTLGAYAHQDLPFEKLVVELQPERSLSHSPIFQVMFALQNAVGGGGGGGGGLAGLKMSGAGTAMEAANFDLSLELAATPRGLRGGLSYSTDLFERGTIERMIGHLARVLEQVAADADVRLSRLDLLGDAERAQVLDAWNRTEAEVPADRCIHELFEARVERTPGADALVFEDETLSYAALNARANRLAHHLRGHGVGPEVRVGVLMERGVEMVVSLLAVLKAGGAYVPLDPGLPAERLAYMLEDSGVAVVLTQERLRGILPASDVPALDVDAAWDSVARESAENPAPVVTPSNVAYVIYTSGSTGRPKGVMNQHRGVVNRLVWMQAHFRLGADDVVLQKTPFGFDVSVWEFFWPLQQGARLVMARPDGHRDPAYLRDVIEREGVTALHFVPSMLQVFVEAVEDGRCGSLRHVVCSGEALPPALVRRFYDRFAGPVELTNLYGPTEAAVDVSCWTCPREDAAGVVPIGRPVWNTALYVLDAALEPVPVGVPGELYIGGVQVARGYQGRAAMTAERFVPDPFSAEGGARLYRTGDRARWRMDGAIEYLGRLDFQVKVRGFRIELGEVEARLVEHATVREAVVLVRDDAQGEKRLVAYVAGDETAGAEVLRAHLLERLPEYMVPAAYVRLDALPLTPNGKVDRRALPAPEGDAFSTRGYEAPAGGTEEALAEIWAGLLGVERVGRHDDFFQLGGNSLLATRLVFRVKREMDVELSVRDVFEKPELSLLAQHLLDAQLAEFDPNEIEELLALVRAADVG, from the coding sequence ATGACCCTCCCCCCCAAGGTTGCCGGCACGCTCTCGCGCAGCGAGAAGCAGGAGCTGCTGCGGAAGATCCTCCTCGAGAAGGTCGGCCGGACGCGGACCGCGCCCACCTCCTTCGCGCAGGAGCGGCTCTGGTTCATCGACCGGCTGGAGCCGGGAAGCACCACCTACAACCGGCCGGTGGCATGGCGCCTGGCAGGTGCGCTGGACGAGGCGGCGCTGGAGCGGGCGCTGGCCGAGGTCGTCCGCAGGCACGAGGCGCTCCGGACCACGTTCGCCGAGGTGGACGGTTCGCCGGTGCAGGTGATCCCGCCCTTCGGCGGGTTCGCCCTGCCGGTGGAGGACCTGTCGGGGCTGGGCGAGGCCGATCGCGAGACGGCGGCCAGGCGGCGCGCCGGCGAGGAGGCGCGGCGGGCGTTCGACCTCGCGGCGGGACCGCTCTTTCGCGCGGTGCTGCTGCGGCTGGATGCGGAAGATCACCTGCTGCTGGTCTCCATGCACCACATCGTCAGCGACGGGTGGAGCATGGGGGTGCTGCTGCGCGAGCTGTCGGCGCTGTACGAGGCGTACCGCGACGGGCGTGAGTCGCCGCTGCCGAAGCTTCCGGTGCAGTACGCCGACTACGCGGTGTGGCAGCGCGAGCAGCTGGCGGGCGAGGCGCTGGACCGGCAGCTCTCGTACTGGCGGGAGCGCCTGGCTGGCGCGCCGGAGCTGCTGGAGCTGCCCACCGACCACCCCCGCCCGCCGGTGCAGACGTACCGGGGCGCGTCGGTGCCGGTGGAGCTCTCCCCGGAGCTGCTGGAGCGGCTGCAGGCGCTGGGGCGCAGCGAGGGCGCCACGCTGTACATGGTTGCGCTGGCTGCCTTCCAGGTGCTGCTGGGCAGGTACGCCGGGAGCGAGGACGTGGTGGTGGGAAGCCCGATCGCCGGGCGCACGCGGGGCGAAGTGGAGGCGCTGATCGGCTTCTTCGTCAACACGCTGGTGCTGCGCACCGACCTTTCGGGAGACCCGAGCTTTCGCGAGGTGCTGCGGCGCGTGCGGGAGGTGACGCTGGGCGCGTATGCGCACCAGGACCTGCCCTTCGAGAAGCTGGTGGTCGAGCTGCAGCCGGAGCGCTCCCTGAGCCACTCGCCGATCTTCCAGGTGATGTTCGCCCTGCAGAACGCCGTGGGCGGGGGAGGGGGCGGGGGAGGCGGTCTCGCGGGTCTGAAGATGAGCGGAGCCGGTACGGCCATGGAGGCCGCCAACTTCGATCTTTCCCTGGAGCTCGCGGCGACCCCCCGGGGCCTGCGCGGCGGACTGAGCTACAGCACGGACCTCTTCGAGCGCGGCACGATCGAGCGGATGATCGGCCACCTGGCACGGGTGCTGGAGCAGGTCGCCGCGGACGCGGACGTGCGGCTTTCGCGGCTGGACCTGCTCGGGGATGCGGAGCGCGCGCAGGTGCTGGACGCGTGGAACCGGACCGAAGCGGAGGTTCCGGCGGACCGGTGCATCCACGAGCTGTTCGAGGCCCGGGTGGAGCGCACGCCCGGCGCGGACGCGCTCGTCTTCGAAGACGAGACGCTGAGCTACGCGGCTCTGAACGCGCGCGCCAACCGCCTCGCCCACCACCTTCGCGGCCACGGCGTGGGCCCCGAGGTGCGCGTGGGCGTGCTGATGGAGCGCGGCGTGGAGATGGTTGTCTCGCTGCTGGCCGTGCTCAAGGCGGGCGGCGCGTACGTGCCGCTGGACCCGGGGCTGCCCGCCGAGCGGCTGGCGTACATGCTGGAGGATTCCGGTGTCGCCGTGGTGCTCACCCAGGAGCGGTTGCGCGGCATCCTTCCCGCCTCCGATGTGCCGGCGCTGGACGTGGACGCGGCGTGGGATTCGGTCGCGCGGGAGAGCGCGGAGAACCCCGCGCCCGTCGTGACGCCGTCGAACGTGGCGTACGTGATTTACACGTCGGGCTCCACCGGCCGCCCCAAGGGGGTGATGAACCAGCACCGGGGCGTGGTCAACCGGCTGGTGTGGATGCAGGCGCACTTCCGTCTAGGCGCGGACGACGTGGTGCTGCAGAAGACGCCGTTCGGCTTCGACGTGTCGGTGTGGGAGTTCTTCTGGCCGCTGCAGCAGGGGGCACGGCTGGTGATGGCGCGGCCGGACGGGCACCGCGACCCGGCCTACCTGCGCGACGTGATCGAGCGCGAAGGGGTGACCGCGCTGCACTTCGTCCCCTCCATGCTGCAGGTGTTCGTGGAGGCGGTGGAGGACGGCCGCTGCGGGTCGCTCCGCCACGTGGTCTGCAGCGGCGAGGCGCTGCCGCCGGCGCTGGTGCGGCGCTTCTACGACCGGTTCGCCGGCCCTGTGGAGCTCACCAACCTGTACGGCCCCACCGAGGCGGCCGTGGACGTGAGCTGCTGGACCTGCCCGCGTGAGGACGCGGCCGGCGTGGTGCCGATCGGCCGGCCGGTGTGGAACACCGCGCTCTACGTGCTGGACGCGGCGCTCGAGCCCGTCCCCGTGGGCGTTCCCGGCGAGCTGTACATCGGCGGTGTCCAGGTGGCGCGCGGCTACCAGGGCCGGGCGGCGATGACCGCGGAGCGCTTCGTCCCCGATCCGTTCTCGGCCGAAGGCGGCGCACGGCTGTACCGGACGGGCGACCGGGCACGGTGGCGGATGGATGGCGCCATCGAGTACCTGGGGCGGCTCGACTTCCAGGTGAAGGTGCGCGGCTTCCGCATCGAGCTGGGCGAGGTCGAGGCGCGGCTCGTGGAGCACGCCACGGTGCGCGAGGCGGTGGTGCTGGTGCGCGACGACGCGCAGGGCGAGAAGCGGCTGGTGGCGTACGTGGCCGGCGACGAGACGGCCGGAGCGGAGGTGCTGCGGGCACATCTCCTGGAGCGGCTCCCCGAATACATGGTCCCGGCGGCGTACGTGCGCCTGGACGCGCTGCCGCTTACGCCGAACGGCAAGGTGGACCGCCGGGCGCTCCCCGCGCCCGAGGGCGATGCATTCTCCACGCGCGGGTACGAGGCGCCCGCCGGTGGGACGGAGGAGGCGCTGGCGGAGATCTGGGCCGGCCTCCTGGGCGTGGAGCGGGTGGGCCGCCACGACGACTTCTTCCAGCTCGGCGGGAACTCCCTGCTGGCCACCCGGC